The genomic interval CTGATGCCGGTTTCCGACGTCCTGGTACGGCAGCGGAGCCAGACCCTGTCCGGCTCCGCCACCCCGACGTGCACGCCGGTGAGGTGACGGCGGTCCAGAGCGCGGTAACGGTGCACGTTGGCGTTGGTGACGTTCCCGTCCAGCCCGGCCTCCACCTCGATCCGCCCGCCCCACCCCTCGGCCACGAAGACCGTCCGCAAGGCTCCGATGTGCGGGTCGCCCATGTGGACCAGACGGCACTGCTCCACCCGCAACACGCGACCATCGACCGCCCGGTACCGGAAGGTCCGGGTCAGTGTGCCCTGCCGGAGATCGAGCACCTGCCGGTAGTCCGTGACCTCGCAGACGTCCGGCGTGAACCACGGCCCGGGCGAGCCGTCGGGAGACAGCAGCCGGAAGCGCAGGAGCAGCCAGTTCGGAAGGTTGACCAGATCCTCGTTCTCGATCTGGCGGCCCGCCACCGAGGAGACGAGGCGGTCGTAGCAGCCGGCCACGTAGGTGCCCGGGCAGTGGACCAGCCCTCCCCGGGATTCGGGCGCCGCGCCTCGTGTCGCGAAGTAGCCGTTCCCGAGCGTGTGGAGCGTCTCCCGCAAGGGCTCCGTGGTGGGGTCGTAGCCCTCGTACTCCCAGGTCCACTCCCCCATGGCCAGTCTCGCTTCCCGTTCCGGTTCAGGGGGCCGAACGCGGGCGCGGGCGGCTGTCGTCCGCCTGCTCGCGCAGTGCGCTCCGCGAGACGGGCCCGAGCAGGTCCGCCAGACGCTGCAGGGCGTCGGCGAAGAGGTCGTCGACGGTGAGGACGCCGACGAGCCGCCTGCTGTCGAATACCGCCAGGCGCCGGATGTCTTCGCGTCGGTACAGTCGGTAGGCGACGTCCAGATCGTCCGATGCGCTCACGGTGACCACGGGTGTGCTCATCAGGCGGATGACCGGCTCGTCCGACCCGGCGGCTTGTGCGACACTGCGCACCACGATGTCACGATCAGTGAGAATGCCACCCAAAATGTCACCCTCGGTGACCGCAACGCAGCCCACCGCCTCTTCCGCCATGAGCACGGCTGCCTCCGCTGCGGTGGCCTGGTGGCTCACCGTGATCGCGGGCGTGGTCATCAACGCCGACACTTTCATAGCCCGCCCTCCCTCCGGAGCGCCACGCGTTCAGGCCCCATCGGCCCCGCGCCTCAGTTGTGGGGGACGACGGCGACCGGGCACCGGGCGTGGTGCACGCACGCCTGTGCGACATTCCCCAGGCGTGGTGCCAAGGGCTGGTGGTGCCTGCGTCTACCGACCACCAGAAGACCGGCTCCTTCGGCCGCCCCGAGGGCGGCACGGGCAGGGCTTCCCAGCCGGACAGTGGTGGTCACCCTGACGTCCAGGTTGCGCTCGCGCCACGGCTGCACGGCCTGGGACAGCTTCTCCCCGGCCTCCTTGCTGATCTCGCCGGCCACGTCGGGATCGACGCCCCAGGGTGCGTAAGCCTGCACCGGCAACGGACAGCCATGCACGACGAGCAAGGGCACACCTCGTGCCGCAGCCGTCTCGAAGGCGAACTCCAGCATGCTGTCGCATGGGCCATGCAGACTGACGCCGACGACCACGCCCCCCTCGTCGGTACCGACGGGTGGTCGAGCCCCGGCTGCCGCGGACCGTACGAGTACCACCGGCCGTTCGGCCCTGCCTGCCACCTGAAGGCTGATGTCGCCCAGGAAGAAGCTCTCGACGCGTTCCAGACCCCGTGACCCCAGTACGACCATCGTTGAACTCTCAGCAGCCCGTAGCAGCGCGGTCTCGGGCTCTTCCGCCACCAGGTCCTCGATGACAGCGAGGTCATGGTGTCGCTCGTGCACGGCTGCCACAGCCGCCCTCACGATGCGCTTCGCCCAGTAGTTCTGATCCTGGTCGGCCGGAAGGCCGGTGGAAGGTTCGCCGGCCAGCAGGACCCAGGCATGCAGAAGGCGCAGGCCCAGTCCGCGGCGGTCCGCCTCGTCCGATGCCCAGAGGGCAGCCTCAAGGCTCTCGGGAGAACCGTCGAGCCCGACGGTGATGGATGCCGGCTCCATGGCGGGTCACCTCCGTGCGATCGACGTACGCCCTCCGAGCCCTCTGTGACTCGTCGTCCCCTCCAGCCTGAGTCCAGCCGGGCAGAACAGCCACTGGAGGCGCCCGAAGCCAAGGGTCAGTCTTCGAGGACCAGAACGTCAGAGACTGGGCGCCGGGGTGTAGCCGGGCCCTGCGGTCCGTAGCCGAGACGCAGGATCATCTGTACCTGGCCGGTACCGGTGAGGGGGTCGCGCAGGGGCCAGCGCAGGTCGGGCCATTCCAGTGCCTGGGTAGAGAACGAGGTGGCCAGGCCCTTGAGGGTGGCGAGGAGCAGGACGCGCTGCATGGCCTGCCCCGCGCGCAGCCAATGCAGCGGTTCGTCGCCGTCCGTGCTGAGCACGGCAAGATGCGGCTCGTCCTCGAAGGGCGTTGTTCCGCGATCGGCCACCGGCTTCCCGCCCGAGAAGTCGCGCATCGGTGCCCGTCCGCCGTGCTTGCGCGGACCGAAGGCGTACTCCGGAACCCCGTCCGTCGCCGTGTCCGCTTCGCCGGCGCCGATCCGCGTCCATTGGGCGAGGTCCTGCTCACTGCCCTGGTCGGTGAGGTTTCGCGCTTCGGCTTCCTCGGCCAGTTCCTCCACCCAGCGCGACTGCCAGGACTCGGGGAAGGAGAGCACGGCTCCTTCCCGTTGCGCGGCGTCTACGAGAGCAGTGCGTACGTTCTCCGGAATCGCCTTTTCGGCGAACGGGTACCGGCTGGTGTGCCGCTGGTGGATCGCGGACCCGAGCAGCCTGAGCCCAATGTCCTCACCGTCCTCGGACGGTGCCGTGTGGACAAGAGCCAGCAAGGCGGTGTCCTGGGAGGCGGGCAACAGTGCGACGTCCGATTGGAAGCCGGCCGTCGCGAGGGCGACGCGAAGGTTGAAGAGGGCGGCTCCGCATCCGATGTGCAGGGCTCGGCCGTCGGGGTCGGAGTGGGGCATGACCCGCTCCGGGTCCGCGTACAGACGGAACGTGCCGTTTCCCCGTGAGTACCGGAAACGCCAGGGCTGTGCGTTGTGCATGGAGGGGGCAGCCACTGCCTCACCGACCAGCTCCGTCACTTGGTCGTCGTCCAAGGTGGGTGATGCTGTCACCGGGATCTCCCTTCCAGCAGGGGCCGGCGGCGACACCGGCTCTCTCCCATCCTCTCTCTTCCAGGTTGGATGTGGCGTGAGCAGGATTACGCCTGTTCCAGGCCGCGGCCCAGTTGGCATAACGGAGGCGCCCGCCCAGAGTGCGTGGGCGCGAGATCATTGCCACGCGTGACAGCACCGGCGACATTTCCGGCCCAGACCCTGTGGTCAGAGGTCACGCATCCGAGCGTCGTACTCGGCATGCGGCTCCAGCCCGACGGCTGCACGCAGCAGGACAAGCGCCTCCTCCTGGAACTCGCGGTGTTCGTCAGGTCAGGCCGCTGCCGAGGCGTGGTGCCGCCTTGGCCACTGGTCATTCGGACACCTCCGTAAGTCTTCGCGGAGAGACTTTCCGGTCACGGCACGGCTGTCCATGTCCATGGGCGTGCGCCCTTGCGGCCACGGAGGCAGTCGACGCGGTGTTGTGCCTCGGCGCGGGCGTGTGGGTGTTCATCGGCGATCTGGAGGGCGAAGGTGACCATGCGCAGTTCCCGGATGCCTGCCAGTACCGGGTAGCCGGGCCACGAGGTCACGTCCATGCCGTACGTGGCGCAGAAGTCCTCGTACTCAGGCACGGTGACAGTGGCGGTCGTGATGCGCTTCACCGCTGTGGAAACCAGGTCCCATTCCGGGGGGCCATAGCAGGTGTTCTCCAGATCGAGGAGGTACGCGATGCCGTCGGCGTCGACAGCGACGTTGCCGTCCCAGGCGTCGCCGTGCAGAGCACAGAACGGCAGACCGGACGGGAGCCGTGCGAAGTCCGCACTGAGCCGGTCGGCGTGGTCTTGGAGCCAGCTCCGGTCGTCCGGGGTGAGGATGCCGGCTTCGGCGATCCGGCGCTTTGGTTTGGTAAGGGGATCCAACGGCCGCAGGCCAAGGGAGCCGGGAGGGCTGAGCGCGTGCATCTGCTTCAGCAGCCGGGCGATATCACCTGCGGTACCCGGTTGGTGGGGAGGCAGTTCGGCCCAGAACGTCACCGGTCGACCAGCAGCGAGGACAGGTTCGTCGGTGACGGCCGGCCGAACCGTGCTGATCCCGTTGGCGGTGAGCCAGCGGGCCACGGCCAGTTCGCGTTCGGCTACAGCTCGACCGTCGGGGCGACCGATGCGGGCGACGATCCGACCGGTCAGTCGCCAGATGGCATTCCCCGCTATCCGGATCGGCTCCGCCCCCACAGCGGAAAGGCCGGCCCGGCGGCAGGCTTCCTCCAGGACGCGACGGGACTGGATGACGACGGCGCTCACGCGTTGATCGCCTCCTGGATACGCTCTCGCAGCTGCACGACCTCCGGGATGGCCCGGTGCCGGTACCCGAGGGCTGCGAGTTCCCGCAGCCCGTCTGCTGCCCGCCTAGAACGCATCTGCCCCACATCCTCAAGGGCCAGTTCTCCCATGGCGACGGCCTCGCGCGGGTCGCCGACGGCCATGTTCAAGGCGGCGAGCTTCGTGCGGGACATCGCCCGCGATCGCACGTAAGCATCGGTGTGGAGCTTCACCGCGGTGTCGAAGCGTTCGACGGCTGTCGGCTGATGGTGACCGGCGAGGGCGATGTCGTACAGGGCGTGCCCGGTGTCGCCCTGGTGCTGGGCCTCGTCGTAGTAGGCCATCCACGGCGGATCGGCCTCCGGGACACGGCGGGAGAATGCCTCATCTGCTGCGCCGATTGCCTTGAGGGCGGCTTCGGTGTCGCCGAGCTTGGCGTAGGCGCGGGCACGGGCGGTGTGGAGCATGGCGAGCTCGGTGGCAGTGAGTCGTTCGGAGCGGGCAAGGCCGAGTTCTGCATGGGTTAACCCGGTGTCCGCGTCGCCGAGCCAGATGGCCTGCCGGGCCCGGAAGCTGTAGATCTTCGCACGCAGGTGCCACTCCCCGGCTTCCTCGGCGCAGGCGGCGGCGAACGCGAACACACGGCGAGCGTCGTCGTGTGCATAGGCGTCGAAGTCTGTGGCGCCGACAACCATGCCTAGGCGGGCGGCGGCAGCGAACAAATGAGGTCGGATCTTCTCCGGGCAACGGCACTCGAGGAGGGCGGAAGCCCACTTCAGCTGCGCTGTGGCGACTTGGCGGACGATGCCGCCCCCACCGTAGGCGTTGTCCCAACCGGAGACGACGTTTGCAGCGTCCTGGATCTGCTCGATGTCCTGGAGGCGCACCACGGCCGGAAGCTGTGCGGGCTCAGTGGGGGCGAGCAGGTGGGAGAAGGGAGAGGCCGCTATCGCGGAAACGCCCCCGGCGGTGAGGAAAGAACGGCGTCGCACATCACTCCAGTTGTCGCGCAGTGTCTCGTCGTCGAGTGACAGCATGACCGACTCCGGAACACCCGTACGACCGGCGCCTGTCCTGCCCTTGGTTTTGTACGCATCATGCCGTTCGTTGTCCGCTTCGGCTTCGGCATAGGGGCACATCCACTCCAGGATTCCGCCGGTGTCCAGAGCGGCGTCGAGAAGGCGCGCCAGCGGTTTCCGGCACAGCCGCTCACCCTTTTCGATCTTTCCGATCTGGTTGCCGCTGACGTGGACCAGGTGGCCGAGCCGCGTCTGTGTCAAGCGCCGGACCATGCGCCAGTGGCGGAGGTGAGCGCCGAATCGTTCTCTGACCGATCCGGTCGGGTTCAGTTCCTTCGGCGGCTGCGGCATCGCGTCTCCTCAATCGTCCACGCCGTTGATGCGTACACCCGGGAGCCGTACGCATCCGCCGCTATCACGGATGTGGCGGCGACGTGCAGTATCCGTGCCCAGGAGCATGGCCCAACGCCACAGGATTCTTCCGGTATTTGGGCAGTTCCTTCCATCCTCCGTACGCAAGACGGCGGGCCAATCGTCTGGAAACGATGGACGACGGTGGCCCGCCGAGCCCACAGGACCGCTCAGGCTGGAGCCTCCCCATGCCCGCCTTCCCCGGCACCGCTATGTCCGTTCCCGCCACCAACGCCGAGCAGAACCGCGATAGCACCACCGAATCCCCCGCCGGAGCCCGCTACAGGCAAGCGCACGGCGACGCGATGAGCTGGGCCGCCCACGACTACGAGGTGTACTACGATCTCGCCCGCGCGATGCCCTTCCCCGACCTCGGTCCCGGTGAGACCCGGTGAACGGGCAAGCGGTTCCGGCCGCCCTACGCGGCCATCTCCTGTCGCATCCGGTCCAGTGCGTCGCCCGCGGCGGCCCGGACCTCCGGCAGCCGTTGGCCGGCGGCCCGCATGATGCGCTGCAACTGGTGCGGCAGCCGCTGTATCGCCGCTTCGCCCACCGCGGCGTTCAAGGCTTCGGCTGCCCCGATGTGGTCAGTGCCGATCAAGCGAACCTGAGCAACGGTGACCAGCTCGATCACCCGCCACTGCGGCGCCACCGTGGTCGTCAGGGTCGGCTGCTCCTCCACAAGTCGTATGGCGGCTCGTGCGCGGTCGGTGTCCAGAAGCCCGCGCAAACGGATCTCGTGGAGCGAAAACGGGTTGAACAACGAGGTGTTCCCGACCGTGCCGACAAGGCTGTCCGCCTCGCACATCACCGAGTCGAACAGCTCCCGGTCACCGAGCGCGCCCGCCGCGCGGGCCAGGAGCGGCAGTACGGCGGCCCGGTCGTCGACGGTGGGGGCGATGGCGATCGCGTGGCGCAGGCGCTCGACGGCGGCACCATGGATGCCGGCCTTGCGCAGCTCATTGCCGTGCATGCGCAAGATGCCGGAGAGCAGGGCTGGATCGTCACCGAGACGGCGGGCCGCTTCCAGACTCCGGGCGGTCCATCGGGCCGCGGTGGCCAGGCGTTCCTCGGGCAGCACGTTGCCGAGGGCGACGCCCAGGCCGACCCGGGCGCGGGCGAGAAGCCGTACGACGTCGCGTTCACTGTGGCCGTCTTCGACGCGGGCCTCGAGGCGGGCGACCAGCGGCCACAGCTCGGCGACGGCCTCGGAGGCGTGGCCGGACTGGCGGGCGATCTCCGCCAGACGCACGGTGGACTCGCCGAACTGCAACATCGCCCGGTGATCCGTGTCGGCGAAGTCGGTCACGCCGAGGACGTGTGGTGGCAGTCCGAGGCGTTCCGCGACGCGGCGCCGCGAGCCGACGTCCTCCAGCGACCGCTTGCCCAGCTCCAGGGCCGAGACGTACGTCTTGTCGTAGCCCAGCAGCTCGCCGAGCTCGGTCTGGTTGAGCTGGTGCACCGCACGGTGGAAACGCAGAATCGCCCCCAGGTCGCGGGTGGCGAGGATGTCCTCGGCCTGCGGAGTCGTCCAATGCCACACCACATGCCGGGCAGCCGGCCGGGGCGCCGGAAGCGTCATGTCATCACCCGCGGCGCTCGATCAGCTGTGCCGCTGGCCGTACCAGGCAGCAACCGCACGCTTGTACCCATCCGGCATGTTCAGGCCGGGTACCTCCTCGGCCGTGAACAGACCGATCTCCTTGTGCTCGTGGCTGATGACCGGTGCCTGGTACGGGGTGAGCACGATGCAGCCGTAGGTCACGATCAGAACGCGCCGGCCGGGGATCGGCTCGTAGATCCACACGCCGCCGTCGATGAGCGGGCCCGTCTTCACTTCCCAGCCCGCCTCCTCGAACAGCTCCCGCTCGACCGTCGTCTCCGGGCTGTCGTCACCGACTTCGAGGCGGCCGCCAGGCAGCTCCCACTCCTGGCGCTCGTTCTTCAGCAGCAACACACGCTGACGGCTGCCGATGGCGACGGCCTTGACGGAGACGGGCCAGGTCGGGGGCCTGTAGATCATCGCTGTCCTTCGCGGTGCATCGCCGGTCCAAGGGGCGTGCGGAACATAGCACGCGGCTCCCAACTCGCTGACGTCTTGAGCGGATTGTCCGAGTCGACAATCCGTCGCTGTACGGGGCCGCCCCCTGCCCTCGACTCTGACCGCACTGTCCCCGCCGAAAGGAGCGCGCCGATGCGCGAGGCCCAGCCGTTCACGGCCCACTACGTCGACATCCAGTCGCCGCGGGCCGAAGAGGTGGTCCGGGAGCGTTTACGCGACACCGGACTGATCACCCTCAGCGGCTTCACCTCCCGCACCGTCTTCCGCGAATTCGCGGCCCGGATCATGGACATCACCCCGCACCGCGACAGCGACCCCGACGGACTGACCGTTATCCGCGACACCCGCCGTCACACCCACCTTGCCGGATACGGGGGTTTCGGCAACTGCGAGCTGGCCCCGCACACCGAACGTTCCGGTGTCCCGAACCCGCCCCGGCTCATGCTGCTGGTCTGCGGCACGCCCGCCCTCTACGGAGGCGACTGCCTGCTGACTGACGGCCGTTCCGTCTACACCGACATCACGGCACGCCGCCGAGAAGCCATCATGGCCCTGAGCAAGCCGCGCACTGCGTTCTTCGGCGGCGGAGACGGCCACGCCACACAGGTCTTCACCGAACACCCGGACGGCCGGGTCTCCGTGCGGCTGAGGCTCGACGGGCACGCGCGTTTCAGTCCCACCGTGCAGACGTACCTGCCATACCTCCGAAGCGCGCTCACGACCTACCAAATCCGCCTCCCGCTCGGCGCCGGACAGGGCTACCTCCTCGACAACGAACGCTGGCTCCACGCCCGAGAAGCCTTCACGGGCAGCCGCCTGTGCTGGCGCGCTCTCGGCGAACCCCGCTTCCGCCTCCCCACCGGCTTCGCTCCCGCGTCGCGGTCTGCAATCACGCCGACCACAGCCGGCCCAGTGGTCGCGTGATGCGAGCCGCCGAGATCGTCACCCACAGATGGCGCACTGCCCGATGGATCTTCTCCCGGGCCAGGTCACACGAATGCCCCATCGATGCCGAGAGCATCATGGGCACGATCCGCGTCACCCTTGACAGGTTGCCGCCGGCCGCCTCCGCCGAACTCATCAAACTCGCCGCAGACGACCCCACCATGACGCCACAACAACTCATCACGGTCTGCCGCCGCGCCCTTCGAGACCTCACCGCCGTGCGGCTACGGCGGCACCATGCACACCACGGACCGCCGGCCCCGCCTGTACGTTCCTCCCGGCCCCCGACACAACGCTCCGTGACTCGCCCACCCCCGAAGATCGCCCCGGTGAACCCTTTCGGGCCCGGCTACTCAGCCCCGCGTGCACCGACATCGAGTTCGTCGCGGTAGTTCATGCACCATCCGCCACCGCCACACGTGGGATCGCGCACCAATTACGCGCCGGCATACCCGAGACGGAAAAGAGGGACGGCCCGTTCGAGGTCCTTCTCCGTACGAAGGCGCACCTCCAACGGGCCCGTACCGTGATGCCCGACATTCGTCACATCGCGAGTGAAACCGGGGATCAGATCCACCTTGCCCGGGTCAGCATTCAGATAGATAAGGACATGCTGCTTATGCATGCGGCTGACACAGGCGAAATTCCGCAGTCTCCGGTAGGCGCGATATTGCTTACGGTCCACCTGGGTCACGTCATCGCCGAGGGAGACCAAGACCTCGTCGACGGCCGATCTCAGCTCTTCGGCCACACCACCGAAGTGCCGACCCGGACGAGCGCCGGCCCGCCGAGGACGTGGCTGGCGGTCCCGTCCCGTGACGGAGGCGACCGGCTCAAGCGCGAGCAGGTCGCCGCCGAAGTACCGGTAGCGGACCAGGTCGATCGTGCGCTGGATCTCCCCGATGGCATGGGCGTCGTAGCGTGTGAAGTCCTCAGCGATGCAGATCAGCCTGGGATCGTTCCACAGCACCTGGGCCGCGGCGGCTGCGCCGAGGCGCTCGCGGACCAGGTGCTGGAACTCGGCCTTGTGGTCAATCAGCCACGACAGGTAGAAGAGCCCCTGGTTGATCACACCTGCGTCCTGGCCGCGCTTGTACTCAATGATCACGGGCGCCCCGTTCTCATCAAGCCCGAGGGAGTCGATCCGGCCTCCGTGCCGTGGTCCCGTGCTGTACTCGCTGGCCAGGAAGCGCACGCCGAGGAAGGTCTCCATGTGCTGCTCGACCAGCTCCTGCAGACATCGCTCGCGCGCTACCGGTCGCGCAGGAATCTCCTCCGCGCCGCCCGCCCCGACGTTGAACAACTTCAGACCTGACACGTCCACCCCTTCTTGCCTCCGCCTGCCTTAACAGCCGACGGAGGCAAGATTGTTTCCCGCTGCATGCTGGCCTGCAATCCGATTGCCGTGAACGTGGGGCATGCGGTCCCACCGTGCACGCATCCCGCAGGTTGTCAGTGGGCAGCGCAGCCTCCTGCGGCTGGCGCGCCGCCATCCGAAGCCGTCGCCTCTCCGAGAAGCAGCGCGCGCTTTATAACAGACATTCGCCGGTTATCCCAACCGACTGCGGTCAAGAAACTGGTCCTGTGCGCGTGTTCTCCGTCAGAGAATGCGCCCCCGCTTGAGTGGACTCTTCCGCGAGGTCGACCCAGTGTTGTGTCTCGCCGGAACCAGCCGATCAGCGATCGGAAACTCTCGCGGAATTCGCCTTGCACAGATCCTCGTTCAACCGCAGGAAGACCATGCCCGACCGCGCTACACCGCACATATCCCCTGCCTCCAGCAAAGAGACTTCGGTCGACTCTCTGACCGCCAGTTGGTACACCACGGAAGAAGTTGCCCAGCTCCTCAAGCGCGATCCCTCCACCCTCCGCCGGTGGCGCACCGCGCGCCCTCCGCAGGGGCCGCCTTTCGTGCAACTGTCGCAGCGCGCTGTGATGTACAGCGCGCTCGACCTTCAGCAGTGGCTCGCCAGCCGCCGAATCGACCCGGCGCAGGCCGCCTGATGCAGAAGCAGATGCCGCCGATCGGCGTCAAGCTGTCGGTGGACGTGGAATACCGTGAGGGGTTCCCCAATCCCCATCGCGCCCGCGTCAGATGGTTCGACCCCGAATCCGGTCAGCGCCTCTCCCGCTCGCGGATGCTGCCCACGGACGACGAAGCCCAGTCCTGGGTTGACCGGATGGAGCGCATCGCGCAGCGCGGCGTGAGTCCCGCCGTGGCGACGATGTCGCTTGCCGAATACGGCGAGTTGGAATGGGACCTGGCCATGCGTGGCCTGGAGCCCAAGACCATGGACCCTTACGGGGCGGGCTGGCGGTTGCGCGTCGTCCCGGCGATCGGGCACCTCGAAGTGCCCGTCATCACCAACGGTGTTGTCGACCGCACCGTCTACGGCTGGATCGCCGACGGTCACGGCCGCTCGACGGTCAAGAACTCCATCGCCCCGCTGAACCGGGTCATGGAGCAGGCCGTCCGCGACGGCATCATCGACGTCAACCCCGCCAAGATCACCGGCTGGCAGAGGACGTACCAGCAGGTCGAGGACGAACTCGACGACCCCCGCTCCCTGGCCCTGCGTGACTGGGACGCCCTCGACGACCTGGCCAACGCCCTCGTCGAGCGTTCCCACGACCAGTACCTGGGCTGGGGCGATGTCGTCCGGTTCTCCGCCTGCACCGCCGCCCGCATCGGCGAGGTCTCCGGTGTCCGCGCCCAGGACATCGACCGCCGCACCTGGACCTGGGAGTGCTGCCGCCAGACCACCCCCGGGCCCGGCGGCCTCATCGACAAGGGCACCAAGGGCAAAAGACGCCGGGCGGTCCCCCTCATCCCCGAGATCCGGCCCATGGTCAGTGCCCGCCTCGACGCAGTGGGGCACGACCCCATGGCCCGGATCTTCACCGGGCCGCGCGGCGGGCGGATCACCACGGCCATCCTGCGCGACGCCACCCACTGGGACGAGGTCGTCGTCCGACTCGGCTACGAACACCTGCGCCGCCACGACCTCCGGCACACCGGACTGACGTGGATGGCGGACGCCGGCATCCCCGTCCACGTCCTCCGCATGATCGCCGGACACGGCTCGATCACCACCACCCAGCGGTACCTCAACCCTCGGGAATTGCATCAGGTGGGCGAGAAGTTGCAGGTCACCAGGTCGCGGCGAGGGCTTGAAGGACTCTGTGGCTTCTGCGACCTAGCCGCCTGACCAGGCATGTTGCCGATCTCATCCCTCCTGATGCATGATCCTCCCTCCAGAAGGGATGGTCTGGAGTGGTGCATCAGCGCAAGGTGGCCCTGGCCGGGTCGGCCCAACTGGAGCTCGTCTCCGGGGTGGTCCAGCTGCGCCCCGAGGACGCGATGTTCGACGCGATGCTGCGGGGCTGGCGTGCTCAGCAGAAGTCGCGAGGGCTGAGGGACGACACGATCGAACCGCGGGAACGACTCATACGCCGGTTCCTGGAGTTCGCGAACGAGTACCCGTGGCAGTGGACGCCGGCCCACATGGACGAGTGGTCGGTCTCGTTGACCGGTGAGAAGCATCTGGCGCCGTCAACGATCCGTAGCTACCAGGGCACCGTGCGGCTGTTCAGCGAGTTCCTCATCGACGGCCGCTACGGCTGGGGCCCTGCCTGCGAGGAAGCCTTCGGCACCTTCCCGGTGGCGGTCTGCCATGAGTGGAACACCATCGCCCACCTCAACGACTACGAGGGTGACCCGGAGGCGAAGCCGTTCACCCGGGAACAGCTGCAGCTCTTCCTCGACTACGCCGACGACCAGGTCGAACGAGCCCTGCGGGCGAAACGTAAGGGCGCCCTGGCGGCCTACCGCGATGCCACTCTCTTCAAGGTGATCTACGGGTGGGGGCTTCGCCGGACCGAGACCTCCAAGCTCGATGTGGTCGACTTCGGACGCAACCCGCAGGCCCGGCAGTTCGGCCGGTACGGCACGCTCAACGTCCGCTACGGCAAGGCCAAGAAGGGCCAGCCGCCGCGGCGCCGGAACGTCTTGTCGGTGATGGACTGGGCCGTCGAGGCGGTCGCCGACTACGTCGAGAAC from Streptomyces albireticuli carries:
- a CDS encoding helix-turn-helix transcriptional regulator produces the protein MPDRATPHISPASSKETSVDSLTASWYTTEEVAQLLKRDPSTLRRWRTARPPQGPPFVQLSQRAVMYSALDLQQWLASRRIDPAQAA
- a CDS encoding tyrosine-type recombinase/integrase codes for the protein MVHQRKVALAGSAQLELVSGVVQLRPEDAMFDAMLRGWRAQQKSRGLRDDTIEPRERLIRRFLEFANEYPWQWTPAHMDEWSVSLTGEKHLAPSTIRSYQGTVRLFSEFLIDGRYGWGPACEEAFGTFPVAVCHEWNTIAHLNDYEGDPEAKPFTREQLQLFLDYADDQVERALRAKRKGALAAYRDATLFKVIYGWGLRRTETSKLDVVDFGRNPQARQFGRYGTLNVRYGKAKKGQPPRRRNVLSVMDWAVEAVADYVENVRPRFGFPDHPALWITERGGRLRPGSINDRFEAYRDALKLPKELVPHSLRHSYVTHLTEDGVDRRFIQQQVGHESDSSLAIYTHVSDDFMNTSLHKALAPAFAGA
- a CDS encoding tyrosine-type recombinase/integrase is translated as MMQKQMPPIGVKLSVDVEYREGFPNPHRARVRWFDPESGQRLSRSRMLPTDDEAQSWVDRMERIAQRGVSPAVATMSLAEYGELEWDLAMRGLEPKTMDPYGAGWRLRVVPAIGHLEVPVITNGVVDRTVYGWIADGHGRSTVKNSIAPLNRVMEQAVRDGIIDVNPAKITGWQRTYQQVEDELDDPRSLALRDWDALDDLANALVERSHDQYLGWGDVVRFSACTAARIGEVSGVRAQDIDRRTWTWECCRQTTPGPGGLIDKGTKGKRRRAVPLIPEIRPMVSARLDAVGHDPMARIFTGPRGGRITTAILRDATHWDEVVVRLGYEHLRRHDLRHTGLTWMADAGIPVHVLRMIAGHGSITTTQRYLNPRELHQVGEKLQVTRSRRGLEGLCGFCDLAA